A window of Myxococcales bacterium genomic DNA:
GGAAGTCGCGCTCTCGGCCCGCGCTGCCTGACGCGGCGCGGCGTCGCTCACCGCGAACCTGAAGTGAGCCCCAAGGGCGCGAACCAAGGTCGATCGCGCGGCGGAGGTGTGGCCATGAACTTCCGGTCGACACGACGGCGCCGCGAGAGAATACTCGCCCCATGCTCACAGCTCCGCGCCCGCACCGCCCGCTCGCCCTCGCCCGTCTCGCGCTCGCCTCCGTCGCGCTCGCCGCGCTCGCGGCTCTGTGCACCGCGTGCGCGGCCGAGCTCCCGGCCGACGAGCCCACCGTCGACTCCGAAGACGCGGTCCGCGGCTCGAACTGCGAGGCCACCTTCGTGTGGCTCCAGAAGGACGCGTACAAGGAGACCGCGGGGCGCACCTCCCCGGCGTGGCCGCCCCACACGACGACCACGCTCGACGCGTACTGCACCACGAAGGCCGCCGGACGCCAGAAGATCGGCGGGGCGTTCCAGGCGAACTACGGCACCGAGCCCGGCGCCGTCGACAAGAACGGGAAGGTGTTCCTCGTCGAGGTGAAGCGCGAGACGGTCAGGGGCTCGAAGGACGCCATGCTCCGGCTCCTCGACGCGTACAAGACGTGCGGCTGCAACCCCGACAAGTTCCTCAGCATGGACAAGCTGAAGGGCGACGTCGGCAACCAGCTGCTCGCCGACGTGGTCAAGACCATCGAGAACAACACGAAGCTCGCGTGCACGGCCGCCGGCGGCAAGGCCGCGCTCGTCGCCGCGCTCAAAGCGAGCGACTTCGAGAAGGCGATCGCGATCGTGCCGACCTGCACGTTCGACGGTGGCGACCTCGGCTCCACCCTCGATCAGGCGATGGCGGAGGTGGCCAAGGGCACCCAGAAGACCCTCGCCGACTACCACGTCTGCAACAACAACGCGGCGCTGCAGACGGCCCTCCTCGAGGGCTTCAAGACCAAGGGCGACATCGTCGCGTGCAGCGCCACGAGCCCGCTCTGCAGCGGTCCGAAGTGGCTCTACAACCCCTGAGCCCCTGACCGGCACGCGCCCGTGACCGGCGTCATCCCGAAGTCGGGTTGCGCCGGATTCGCCGCCGCGCGCCCACCACGAGGGCGACCGCGAAGCCGCTCGCGAGGGCCGGCCCCGTGGGGAGACCCGGCGCGGCCACCGCGCACGACGTCGGCGGCGCGACGGGCGGCGTGCACTGTCCCCCTTCGCAAGCAGACGCGAGCGCACCCGGCGGCCCCGCGGGGACGGGCTGTCCCGCGGCCCGAAACGCCGCCTGCACGGTGGTGAAGTGCGCGGCCAACGATACGTAAATGTTCACGATATCGTCGCCTCGGCAGGCCTCGGGGGGTGTGAGCTTCGCGGCCCGGGGGCTCCCTCCGCGGGTGACGACCCCGAGCAGCGCGCCGTCGGCCTCGGCAAGGGCGGGGCTGCCGCTGTCGCCGTCGCACGCGCCCTCTGTCGCCGCGAGCTCCGCCGGTCCCGCCGTGCTGACCCTGTCCGGCCCGACGGCGCGCACCGAGACGCCGCCGCGCGACGCCCGCGTGGTGGGCGGCATGGCGTCGCCCGCGAGGCCCCAACCGACCGCGCGGAAGGCCTCGCCCACCCTCGGCGGGGCCGTCAGACGCAGCGGCGCGGGCGCGGGCGCGAGCGACTCGTCGAGCACGACGAAGGCGACGTCGTGGTCGCACAGGGTCAGGGAGCCATCGTGAACGATCTGACGCCCCAGCGCCGCAGGCGGCAGCGCGCCGGCTCGCGCGAGCGTCGCGCCCACGTACACCGCGAGCTTGCCAGGGTCGTAGTCGACGCCGGCCTGCCCTCCGGCGAGGGTCGCGCCGCGCTCGTCGCACGTCATCGCGCGGTTGGAGGCGGAGACGCAGTGGCGCGCGGTCACGACGAGGTTCGGCGCGATCAGAGTGGCCGTGCAGTCCCCTCGCGGGTTGCGCAGGAGCACGACCGCGTCATCGGACGCCGGCGAAGTCGCGCCGCCCACGATGGCC
This region includes:
- a CDS encoding trypsin-like serine protease, whose amino-acid sequence is MFGLAACAVEAPDPGPRAAPVSAVGAAIVGGATSPASDDAVVLLRNPRGDCTATLIAPNLVVTARHCVSASNRAMTCDERGATLAGGQAGVDYDPGKLAVYVGATLARAGALPPAALGRQIVHDGSLTLCDHDVAFVVLDESLAPAPAPLRLTAPPRVGEAFRAVGWGLAGDAMPPTTRASRGGVSVRAVGPDRVSTAGPAELAATEGACDGDSGSPALAEADGALLGVVTRGGSPRAAKLTPPEACRGDDIVNIYVSLAAHFTTVQAAFRAAGQPVPAGPPGALASACEGGQCTPPVAPPTSCAVAAPGLPTGPALASGFAVALVVGARRRIRRNPTSG